TGGACATGCTGAACGCCGGGCGGTCGAGGTCGACGACCACGCCGACGAAGACGAGATCCGCCCAGGCCGCGTTCTTCACCGGGTCCGGCTCGGCGCAGCTGCACGCGCACGCCGGGCTCGACGGCCCCAGCACCAGCACCGACGACATCACCGCCAGCGCCGCGAGATATCCCCACACTCTCCGCATGGCCATCAGACACCCCACCCCCGCCCGAGGTTCCCGCCCGTCCGTGCCGTGCCGCGCCGTGCATGATCGTCCGACTTGCCTGGCAGGTGGGCGTATCTTGACCGCCCATTCGCCCATGTGCCTGGCAAGTCGAACGATCATGAAGTGACCGACGGCGGGCGGCTCAGCCGTACGTATCCCCGGGGCCGGTGCCGCGGACGCGTTTGCGGCCGTGGGACCAGGAGGGGGCGGCGGGGCCGTGGATGTGGAGTTTGGTGACGACGTTGTTGCCGACGGTCCCGGCGATGCGGGTGAGGATGGTGCGGGCGAGCAGCCGCAGCTGGGTGGCCCACGCGGTGGACTCGGCCTCGACGGTCAGCTCGCCGTTCTCCAGCTTGACCGGGCGGCTGTGCGAGGCGATGTCGGGGCCGACGCACTTCTCCCACTCGCCGAACACGGTCGCCTGGGCGGTCGGGCGCTGCCAGCCGCGTGCTTTCATCAGCCGGGCCAGCACGTCACCGACCTTCGCCGGGTCGCGCGGGTCAGGCCCGGGGCCGGAGTAGCCGCGCGGCCGGAAGCGCTGACCGCCCTCACCCTTGGCGCGGGCCTCGGCCGCGGCCTGGGTGCGGGCGGCCCGCCGCTGCAGCGCCGCGTCCAGCGCGGCGCGGGCCAGCTCCGGACCCTGCGGTTCCGGCGGGGGTACGCCGTCAGGCACGGGACACCTCCCCCGGTGCAACGAGATAACGCGCGCCACGTAGCGACGCGGGCACGTCGGCCTCCACGGCACACGTGATGATCACCTGGGCGGCGTCGCCGATCAGGTGGGCGAGCCGGTCCCGGCGCCCGGTGTCCAGCTCGGCGAAGACATCGTCGAGGATCAGCACCGGCTCGATGCCGTCCGCGCGCAGCAGCGCGTACCCGGCCAGCCGCAGCGCGAGCGCGTACGACCAGGACTCGCCGTGGCTGGCATACCCCTTGACGGGCAGGTCGCCCAGGCGCAGCACGAGGTCGTCGCGGTGCGGGCCGGCCAGCGTGGTGCCGCGCGCGATCTCGTCGCCGCGCACCGCCTCCAGCGCGGCGAGCATCGACTCGGCGGTGGGTTCGGGCACCGAGGCGCGGTACTCCGCGACGGCCTTGCCGACTCCGGCGCTGACCTGCTGGTAGGCGTCCTCCAGGTACGGCGCGAGCTGCTCGACGAGGGCGAGCCGGGCGCGTAGCAGCTGCGCCCCGTGCTCGGCCAGATGCTGGTCCCACACCTGCAGCGTGCTCAGGTCACCGCGCCCGCCGCCGACCTTGCGCGCCAAGTACGCCGTGCGGAGCAGGGCGTTGCGCTGCTTGAGCACCCGCTCGTAGTCGGCACGCACCGCGGCGAACCGGGGCTGCCGAGCGGTGAGCAGGTCGTCGAGGTAGCGGCGGCGCTGGTCGGGCTCACCCCGGACGAGGGCCAGGTCCTCCGGCGCGAACAGCACCAGCCGCAGCGCGCCGAGGATGTCGCGCGGGCGGCGCGCCGGGGAGCGGCCCAGCCGGGCCCGGTTGGCCTTGCCCGGCACGATCTCCAGCTCGACGAGCAGCTCCCGGCTGTCGTGCACGATCGCGCAGCGGATCACGCCGGTGGCCGCGCCGACCCGGACCAGCGGGGCGTCGGTGGACACCCGGTGGCTGGCCAGGGTGGCGACGTAGCCGAGCGCCTCGACCAGGTTGGTCTTGCCTACGCCGTTCGGGCCGATCAGCACGTTCGGCCCCGGCTCGAGGTCGACGCCCACCCGTGGGTACGAGCGGACGTCGACGAGTTCGAGCCTTCTGACGTACACCGCTCAGCCGGCCTGCTGCACGGCGTGCCCGCCGAACTGGTTGCGCAGCGCGGCGATCGCCTTCATCGCCGGGGAGTCGTCCTGCCGGGACTCGAACCGGGCGAACAGCGACGCGGAGATGACGTGCATCGGCACGGCGAGGCGGATCGCCTCCTCCACGGTCCACCGGCCCTCGCCGGTGTCCTCGGCGTAGCCCTTCAGCTTCTCCAGGTGGGCGTCGTCGGTCAGCGCCAGGTCCATCAGGTCGAGCAGCCAGGAGCGGATGACGGTGCCCTCGCGCCAGGACCGGAACACGCCGGGCACGTTGGTGACCAGCTCGGAGGCCTCCAGCAGCTCGAAGCCCTCGGCGTAGGCGTGCATCAGGCCGTACTCGATGCCGTTGTGCACCATCTTGGCGTAGTGGCCCGCGCCGACCGGCCCGGCGTGCACGAAGCCGAACTCACCCGCGGGCTTGAGCGCGTCGAACACCGGCATCATCCGGGCGACGTTCTCGTCCGAGCCGCCGACCATCAGGCCGTAGCCGTTCTCCTTGCCCCACACCCCGCCGGAGACGCCGACGTCCATGTAGCCGATGCCGCGCGTGCTCAGCCGCCCGGCCCGCGGGCCGTCCGACGAGAAGCGCGAGTTGCCGCCGTCGATGATCAGGTCACCGGGGCTGAGCAGCGGGGCCAGCTCGTCGATGGTGGCCTCGGTGACGCCCGCGGGCACCATAACCCACACGGCGCGCGGCGCCGCGAGCTTCGACACGAGGTCGGCCAGGTTCTCGGCGTCGGAGAGAGCCGGGTTGCGGTCGTATCCGACGACGTCGTGCCCGGCCTCGCGCAGCCGGTCGCGCATGTTGCCGCCCATCTTGCCGAGACCGACCAGACCGAGCTGCATGTGTTTCCCCCTTGGTGCGTTGGTGCCGGCCGCGGTCAGCGGCCCACCCTGATCGGCATGATCAGGTAGCGGAAGCCGGGGATGGCCGCGCCGTCCTCGGCGGCCGGGGTGATCACGGCCGGCTTGAACGGGTCGTTGAACGAGAACACCGCCGTCGGCGCACCGAGCGCGGCCAGCCCCTCGATGAGGTACTGCGGGTTGAAGGCGATGGTCATCGACTCCCCGGTGAACGTGGCGTCCATCGCCTCGCTCGCCCGCGCTTCCTCGGTGCCGCCGGCCTCGACCACGAGACCATCCTCGCTGAAGTTCAGGCGCACCGGCGTGGCTTTCTCGGCCACCAGCGAGACGCGCTTGACCACCTCGACCAGCGCCGAGACGGCGACCCGGGCCTCGGAGGAGTAGCTGGGCGCGAACAGCGAGCGGACCGGCGGGTACGACTGGCCGTCGAG
The Catellatospora sp. IY07-71 DNA segment above includes these coding regions:
- a CDS encoding DUF721 domain-containing protein, coding for MSLHRGRCPVPDGVPPPEPQGPELARAALDAALQRRAARTQAAAEARAKGEGGQRFRPRGYSGPGPDPRDPAKVGDVLARLMKARGWQRPTAQATVFGEWEKCVGPDIASHSRPVKLENGELTVEAESTAWATQLRLLARTILTRIAGTVGNNVVTKLHIHGPAAPSWSHGRKRVRGTGPGDTYG
- the recF gene encoding DNA replication/repair protein RecF — encoded protein: MYVRRLELVDVRSYPRVGVDLEPGPNVLIGPNGVGKTNLVEALGYVATLASHRVSTDAPLVRVGAATGVIRCAIVHDSRELLVELEIVPGKANRARLGRSPARRPRDILGALRLVLFAPEDLALVRGEPDQRRRYLDDLLTARQPRFAAVRADYERVLKQRNALLRTAYLARKVGGGRGDLSTLQVWDQHLAEHGAQLLRARLALVEQLAPYLEDAYQQVSAGVGKAVAEYRASVPEPTAESMLAALEAVRGDEIARGTTLAGPHRDDLVLRLGDLPVKGYASHGESWSYALALRLAGYALLRADGIEPVLILDDVFAELDTGRRDRLAHLIGDAAQVIITCAVEADVPASLRGARYLVAPGEVSRA
- the gnd gene encoding phosphogluconate dehydrogenase (NAD(+)-dependent, decarboxylating) yields the protein MQLGLVGLGKMGGNMRDRLREAGHDVVGYDRNPALSDAENLADLVSKLAAPRAVWVMVPAGVTEATIDELAPLLSPGDLIIDGGNSRFSSDGPRAGRLSTRGIGYMDVGVSGGVWGKENGYGLMVGGSDENVARMMPVFDALKPAGEFGFVHAGPVGAGHYAKMVHNGIEYGLMHAYAEGFELLEASELVTNVPGVFRSWREGTVIRSWLLDLMDLALTDDAHLEKLKGYAEDTGEGRWTVEEAIRLAVPMHVISASLFARFESRQDDSPAMKAIAALRNQFGGHAVQQAG